The Arabidopsis thaliana chromosome 5, partial sequence genomic interval aaaagtaacatTTTGTAATAGAGTGATGATGTCCCAAAGACAAGTTTTTATAAATGACAGATATTGCTTATTACAAATTTACGGTAATAGctaaaaactgaataaaaacaaacgGTCAATATTGATTCAAGAAATATGACGAACGGCTGAAAAATTCCACAGTAATAAGAACCATCGACAACGATAGGAGCCGCCACACGTCATAGTAAAAAATAGACTGtccataaataatttaatctttcgatcattaaaaatgaatttgtaaGCGTAAAAGAGgaatagaaatttaataattactatatagtatatagttACGAAATAGTCAAACTTGTTGTCAGTGAGCCAAGTCAGCAACAACCCTTCTGACTGCTTCTTGGAAGGCTGATTCGTCCCATTCACCCTACAAAAAATCAGTTAATAATTCCGTAAGTTTTATTCGATAAACTTTTTATAGTCAAGAGTCAAGACCAAACTAGTGGTTATCTACTTATCTTATCAAATAATTATGTATAATACtctatcaaattaatttatgtgGAAGAGAGATTCTCGACCTTTAAAaagtgtatatgtatatatgtgaatatataaattcacTACTAAACTCTAACCAATCAATGCGATGCATTCAATAAAACCCCACtaaattgttaaatttaaaatgtagCAATCATAgcaaatttccttttttggtatattttaCTGTATATTATATCATCACATACTGTATATGCCAACTTTTCCTAATCAATAAATCACAAATAAATGTCAAATAATATGTTTCCTTAACAGAAACCAAATTAATATAATCAAGATGATACTTTACCTCAATCTTGAGCCTTAAGCTGATCACAAGAACAATTGAAGTATCCCCCTCTGCTCTAGCTAGAGTTCGAGCTTCGATTGACACTAAGCTCACATTGTTGATTTGCTTCAAGAATTCGAGAAGTCTtatcatcaaatcatcaaCCCTAATGATGTCTCCCCTTAGAACAACTCGTAGATCCAAAGTCCTCTCTCTAGATGTTGATTCAGGTATATGTCTTATACGAACGTTAAACCTCTCTTCGGGTCGTAAATCattttcaatctctctttctcctgcTAGCTTTGCCTCTACCTCCCGATTTCTCTCTAGTAGTTTCGAAATCTCACCTTGCAAAGAAGATAGTTGCTCTCTTGCAATGGAGAGGACCGATGCTTTATCTTTCTGttcaaaaaatttagtcaTTACATTAGCTCAAATATacattagaagaagaaacttatcaaattttgaaaacattaattaaCAGAAATCATAgtatatacatgaaaaaaaaaatctcacatACCTTAGTTCCGGGAGGAAGGAGAGATCTCAATGCTTGAAAGCTCTCATTAAGCTTCTCTCGCCGTTTCCTCTCCGATATCATATGTTGCAGTTGCGTTGCGCTTGGCCCGCTAGTATAACGTCCACCCCCTCCACTTCCACCGCTTCCCTCGCCGTGTGTAGTAGCGTTTTCCCTAGTAAAACGCTCTCTCTGGTTAATGTTAAGCCTATTGTAGAAGGACATCGCTCTTGTCATCATACTTTGCTTCCGAACACTCGGAAGCGGGGCTCTACCGCGGTCACTAATCATGGAGTAATATCTCTTAAAAGCGGTGGCTCTTCCTTTACGCTGCGGCGAGGAAGAAGTTGACGGAGGACTTGATGGCCCCGTTAAAACCGCTAAGATTGCTTGCGTCATTGCTTCTTCCTCACGTTGACGGTTACGGAATAAAGGCTCTTGATGCTGTGGATGGATCATATTGATCGGAGCTAGCGGTGGAAGTACCGGAACGTTAACGGCCTCAGTCGTCGTTGAAGGTTTAGGGATGAGTGGGAACAAAAGAGAGGAATATTCGGAGATGTTGTTGGGactaagagaagaagacgatgaagaggGATAATGAGGTGGCCGGAGATAATCGGAGTTTGCCGGAGAAGACTTTCTATTGAAATCTTCAGGGAACCATTCTCGAAGACTTGCTTCAATTTTCATCTGTTCTTGAGTCAATGACACATTAGAGACcattatataaagattttagagaaagacaaagacatatattttaaaatcttcaaGTAATTAATAAATGCATAtggttttataaaattgacaaaaaaaagattcatacaTTTGTAG includes:
- a CDS encoding basic helix-loop-helix (bHLH) DNA-binding family protein (basic helix-loop-helix (bHLH) DNA-binding family protein; FUNCTIONS IN: DNA binding, sequence-specific DNA binding transcription factor activity; INVOLVED IN: response to chitin, regulation of transcription; LOCATED IN: nucleus; CONTAINS InterPro DOMAIN/s: Helix-loop-helix DNA-binding domain (InterPro:IPR001092), Helix-loop-helix DNA-binding (InterPro:IPR011598); BEST Arabidopsis thaliana protein match is: basic helix-loop-helix (bHLH) DNA-binding superfamily protein (TAIR:AT5G57150.4); Has 2180 Blast hits to 2174 proteins in 183 species: Archae - 0; Bacteria - 0; Metazoa - 197; Fungi - 44; Plants - 1927; Viruses - 0; Other Eukaryotes - 12 (source: NCBI BLink).), with the translated sequence MMHLILSCSYLISMDGYYNEASEEPSSSSSSGSLARSLFHEYRQSVIPLQNGHVPSMAFMNNLPYVEIRPQESQRLAFNDTQRLFYQMKIEASLREWFPEDFNRKSSPANSDYLRPPHYPSSSSSSLSPNNISEYSSLLFPLIPKPSTTTEAVNVPVLPPLAPINMIHPQHQEPLFRNRQREEEAMTQAILAVLTGPSSPPSTSSSPQRKGRATAFKRYYSMISDRGRAPLPSVRKQSMMTRAMSFYNRLNINQRERFTRENATTHGEGSGGSGGGGRYTSGPSATQLQHMISERKRREKLNESFQALRSLLPPGTKKDKASVLSIAREQLSSLQGEISKLLERNREVEAKLAGEREIENDLRPEERFNVRIRHIPESTSRERTLDLRVVLRGDIIRVDDLMIRLLEFLKQINNVSLVSIEARTLARAEGDTSIVLVISLRLKIEGEWDESAFQEAVRRVVADLAH
- a CDS encoding basic helix-loop-helix (bHLH) DNA-binding family protein gives rise to the protein MDAFFLTDDPNTRNQLIRSLAQSFGCVYVCLWSYYFPRPSNYLISMDGYYNEASEEPSSSSSSGSLARSLFHEYRQSVIPLQNGHVPSMAFMNNLPYVEIRPQESQRLAFNDTQRLFYQEARIQTVIFMGCRSGEIELGMTYDTTNMKIEASLREWFPEDFNRKSSPANSDYLRPPHYPSSSSSSLSPNNISEYSSLLFPLIPKPSTTTEAVNVPVLPPLAPINMIHPQHQEPLFRNRQREEEAMTQAILAVLTGPSSPPSTSSSPQRKGRATAFKRYYSMISDRGRAPLPSVRKQSMMTRAMSFYNRLNINQRERFTRENATTHGEGSGGSGGGGRYTSGPSATQLQHMISERKRREKLNESFQALRSLLPPGTKKDKASVLSIAREQLSSLQGEISKLLERNREVEAKLAGEREIENDLRPEERFNVRIRHIPESTSRERTLDLRVVLRGDIIRVDDLMIRLLEFLKQINNVSLVSIEARTLARAEGDTSIVLVISLRLKIEGEWDESAFQEAVRRVVADLAH